A region from the Tachyglossus aculeatus isolate mTacAcu1 chromosome 5, mTacAcu1.pri, whole genome shotgun sequence genome encodes:
- the CLSTN1 gene encoding calsyntenin-1 isoform X4, producing MPRPPLLLRRRSPPPAPFPVSWILLLGLLGGSGARAARVNKHKPWIETTYHGIVTENDSSVLLDPPLIALDKDAPLRFAGEICGFKIHGQDVPFDAVVVDKSTGEGIIRSKEKLDCELQKDYSFSIQAYDCGKGPDGNGVKKSHKAAVHIQVNDVNEYAPVFKEKSYKATVIEGKKYDNILKVEAVDADCSPQFSQICSYEIVTPDVPFTIDKDGYIKNTEKLNYGKGHQYKLTVTAFDCGKKRATEDVLVKISIKPTCRPGWEGWSKRIEYEPGTGSLALFPSIHLETCDEPVTSIQATVELETSHIGKGCDRDTYSEKSLHRLCGASPGTAELLPPPSNTLNWTIGLPTDNGHDSDQVFEFNGTQAVKVPDGVVTVNMKEPFMISVWMRHGPGAKEKETILCNSDKTDMNRHHYSLYIHNCHLVFLLRQDPSEEKNYKPAEFHWKLNQVCDKEWHHYVLNVEFPSVTLFVDGVSYDPFPVTEDYPLHPSKIETQLVVGACWQGGELRMAQFFRGNLAGLMVRSGKLENKNVIDCLYTCKEGLDLQPADGIGKGLKIQANPGQSVLTLEGDDVDRFDKAMQHISYLNSRQFPTPGIRKLKITSTIKCLNEEDCISAPLVDGYIMVLQPEEPKISLSGINHFARAASEFESPEGVSLFPELRIISTITREVEPEGDGDEDPTVQESLVSEEIMHNLDTCEVTVLGEELNPEQESLEVDMTRLQQKGIETSSSNLGMIITGVDTMASYEEVLHLIRYRNWHTMSLFDRKFKLVCSELNGRYVSNEFKVEVNVIHTANSGEHASHIAAQPQFVHPVHHSFVDLSGHNLANPHPFSVVPSTATVVIVVCVSFLVFMIILGVFRIRAAHQRTLRDQDAGKENEMDWDDSALTITVNPMETYEDQHSSEEEEEEEEEESEDGEEDDDITSAESESSEEEEAGQEEDQQNVNRQQQLEWDDSTLSY from the exons GTGAGATCTGTGGATTTAAGATCCATGGCCAGGATGTCCCCTTTGATGCGGTGGTAGTGGATAAGTCCACTGGGGAGGGGATCATTCGCTCCAAAGAGAAGCTGGACTGTGAACTGCAGAAGGACTACTCGTTCAGCATCCAGGCGTACGACTGTGGAAAGGGACCAGATGGAAACGGTGTGAAAAAATCTCACAA aGCCGCAGTTCATATTCAGGTGAACGACGTGAATGAGTATGCCCCCGTTTTTAAGGAGAAGTCCTACAAAGCCACAGTCATTGAGGGGAAGAAATATGACAATATTCTGAAAGTGGAAGCGGTGGATGCTGACTGTTCCCCTCAGTTCAGTCAGATCTGCAGCTATGAAATCGTGACTCCAGATGTGCCCTTCACCATTGACAAAGACG GGTATATCAAAAACACAGAGAAGCTGAACTATGGGAAAGGGCATCAGTACAAGCTGACAGTCACGGCATTTGATTGCGGGAAAAAGAGAGCCACAGAAGACGTGTTGGTGAAGATTAGCATTAAGCCCACCTGCAGACCGGGCTGGGAAG GGTGGAGCAAGAGAATTGAATATGAACCTGGCACGGGCTCTCTGGCGCTCTTCCCCAGTATCCATTTAGAGACCTGTGATGAGCCAGTCACGTCGATCCAAGCCACGGTGGAACTGGAGACCAGCCACATCGGAAAAGGCTGCGACCGAGACACTTACTCGGAGAAGTCCCTGCACAGGCTCTGCG GAGCATCGCCTGGTACTGCCGAACTACTTCCTCCCCCAAGTAACACTTTGAATTGGACCATTGGCCTCCCAACCGATAATGGCCATGACAGTGACCAAGTCTTCGAGTTTAATGGCACTCAAGCTGTGAAGGTCCCAGATGGCGTCGTCACAGTCAATATGAAAGAGCCTTTCATGATTTCAGTGTGGATGAGGCACGGGCCAGGGGCCAAGGAAAAGGAGACTATCCTCTGCAATTCCGACAAGACAG ATATGAACCGCCACCATTATTCTCTCTATATACACAACTGCCACCTCGTCTTCCTCTTACGTCAAGATCCCTCAGAGGAAAAGAACTATAAACCTGCCGAATTTCACTGGAAACTGAACCAG gtgTGTGATAAAGAGTGGCACCACTATGTTCTCAACGTGGAGTTTCCAAGTGTGACCCTGTTTGTGGATGGGGTTTCCTACGATCCCTTCCCGGTGACCGAGGACTACCCACTTCACCCGTCCAAGATAGAAACTCAGCTGGTGGTTGGAGCCTGTTGGCAAG GTGGGGAGCTGCGCATGGCCCAGTTCTTCCGAGGCAACCTAGCAGGCTTAATGGTCCGCTCTGGGAAGCTGGAGAACAAGAACGTGATCGACTGTCTCTACACCTGCAAAGAGGGGCTGGACCTGCAACCTGCTGATGGCATTGGCAAAGGCTTGAAG ATCCAAGCAAACCCCGGCCAGTCAGTGTTGACCTTGGAGGGAGATGACGTCGACCGGTTCGACAAGGCCATGCAGCACATTTCCTACCTGAACTCCCGTCAGTTCCCCACGCCCGGCATCCGAAAGCTCAAAATCACCAGCACGATCAA ATGTTTGAACGAGGAGGACTGCATCTCCGCCCCTCTGGTGGACGGCTACATCATGGTCCTGCAGCCGGAAGAGCCCAAGATCAGCCTGAGCGGCATCAACCACTTCGCCCGGGCGGCTTCTGAGTTCGAGAGCCCTGAGGGGGTTTCCCTCTTCCCCGAGCTGCGGATCATCAGCACCATCACTCGCGAGGTGGAGCCGGAGGGGGACGGGGATGAGGATCCAACAG ttcaaGAGTCGCTGGTGTCGGAGGAGATCATGCATAACCTGGACACCTGTGAGGTGACGGTGCTGGGTGAGGAGCTGAATCCGGAACAGGAGAGCCTGGAGGTCGACATGACTCGCTTGCAGCAGAAGGGCATTGAGACGAGCAGCTCCAACCTGGGCATGATCATCACAG GTGTGGACACCATGGCCAGCTACGAGGAGGTGCTGCACTTGATCCGCTACCGAAACTGGCACACCATGTCCCTCTTCGACAGGAAGTTCAAGCTGGTCTGTTCTGAACTCAACGGCCGCTATGTCAGCAATGAGTTTAAAGTGGAG GTGAACGTGATCCACACGGCCAACTCGGGGGAACACGCCAGTCACATTGCCGCCCAACCGCAGTTCGTCCATCCCGTGCATCACTCATTCGTCGACCTCTCCGGGCACAACCTAGCAAACCCACATCCGTTTTCAG TTGTCCCAAGTACAGCAACGGTGGTGATTGTGGTGTGTGTCAGCTTCTTGGTTTTCATGATTATCCTGGGTGTGTTCCGGATCCGGGCTGCGCACCAGAGGACCCTGCGTGACCAGGACGCCGGGAAAGAGAACGAGATGGACTGGGACGACTCAGCCCTGACCATTACCGTGAATCCCATGGAG ACCTACGAGGACCAGCACAgcagtgaagaggaagaggaagaggaggaggaagagagcgaggatGGAGAAGAAGACGACGACATCACCAGCGCAGAGTCAGAGAGcagcgaggaggaggaagccGGGCAAGAGGAGGATCAGCAAAATGTTAACAGACAGCAACAGCTGGAATGGGACGACTCCACCCTGAGCTATTGA
- the CLSTN1 gene encoding calsyntenin-1 isoform X2, translated as MPRPPLLLRRRSPPPAPFPVSWILLLGLLGGSGARAARVNKHKPWIETTYHGIVTENDSSVLLDPPLIALDKDAPLRFAGEICGFKIHGQDVPFDAVVVDKSTGEGIIRSKEKLDCELQKDYSFSIQAYDCGKGPDGNGVKKSHKAAVHIQVNDVNEYAPVFKEKSYKATVIEGKKYDNILKVEAVDADCSPQFSQICSYEIVTPDVPFTIDKDGYIKNTEKLNYGKGHQYKLTVTAFDCGKKRATEDVLVKISIKPTCRPGWEGWSKRIEYEPGTGSLALFPSIHLETCDEPVTSIQATVELETSHIGKGCDRDTYSEKSLHRLCGASPGTAELLPPPSNTLNWTIGLPTDNGHDSDQVFEFNGTQAVKVPDGVVTVNMKEPFMISVWMRHGPGAKEKETILCNSDKTDMNRHHYSLYIHNCHLVFLLRQDPSEEKNYKPAEFHWKLNQVCDKEWHHYVLNVEFPSVTLFVDGVSYDPFPVTEDYPLHPSKIETQLVVGACWQEYTGSENDNETETVTVTYAGGELRMAQFFRGNLAGLMVRSGKLENKNVIDCLYTCKEGLDLQPADGIGKGLKIQANPGQSVLTLEGDDVDRFDKAMQHISYLNSRQFPTPGIRKLKITSTIKCLNEEDCISAPLVDGYIMVLQPEEPKISLSGINHFARAASEFESPEGVSLFPELRIISTITREVEPEGDGDEDPTVQESLVSEEIMHNLDTCEVTVLGEELNPEQESLEVDMTRLQQKGIETSSSNLGMIITGVDTMASYEEVLHLIRYRNWHTMSLFDRKFKLVCSELNGRYVSNEFKVEVNVIHTANSGEHASHIAAQPQFVHPVHHSFVDLSGHNLANPHPFSVVPSTATVVIVVCVSFLVFMIILGVFRIRAAHQRTLRDQDAGKENEMDWDDSALTITVNPMETYEDQHSSEEEEEEEEEESEDGEEDDDITSAESESSEEEEAGQEEDQQNVNRQQQLEWDDSTLSY; from the exons GTGAGATCTGTGGATTTAAGATCCATGGCCAGGATGTCCCCTTTGATGCGGTGGTAGTGGATAAGTCCACTGGGGAGGGGATCATTCGCTCCAAAGAGAAGCTGGACTGTGAACTGCAGAAGGACTACTCGTTCAGCATCCAGGCGTACGACTGTGGAAAGGGACCAGATGGAAACGGTGTGAAAAAATCTCACAA aGCCGCAGTTCATATTCAGGTGAACGACGTGAATGAGTATGCCCCCGTTTTTAAGGAGAAGTCCTACAAAGCCACAGTCATTGAGGGGAAGAAATATGACAATATTCTGAAAGTGGAAGCGGTGGATGCTGACTGTTCCCCTCAGTTCAGTCAGATCTGCAGCTATGAAATCGTGACTCCAGATGTGCCCTTCACCATTGACAAAGACG GGTATATCAAAAACACAGAGAAGCTGAACTATGGGAAAGGGCATCAGTACAAGCTGACAGTCACGGCATTTGATTGCGGGAAAAAGAGAGCCACAGAAGACGTGTTGGTGAAGATTAGCATTAAGCCCACCTGCAGACCGGGCTGGGAAG GGTGGAGCAAGAGAATTGAATATGAACCTGGCACGGGCTCTCTGGCGCTCTTCCCCAGTATCCATTTAGAGACCTGTGATGAGCCAGTCACGTCGATCCAAGCCACGGTGGAACTGGAGACCAGCCACATCGGAAAAGGCTGCGACCGAGACACTTACTCGGAGAAGTCCCTGCACAGGCTCTGCG GAGCATCGCCTGGTACTGCCGAACTACTTCCTCCCCCAAGTAACACTTTGAATTGGACCATTGGCCTCCCAACCGATAATGGCCATGACAGTGACCAAGTCTTCGAGTTTAATGGCACTCAAGCTGTGAAGGTCCCAGATGGCGTCGTCACAGTCAATATGAAAGAGCCTTTCATGATTTCAGTGTGGATGAGGCACGGGCCAGGGGCCAAGGAAAAGGAGACTATCCTCTGCAATTCCGACAAGACAG ATATGAACCGCCACCATTATTCTCTCTATATACACAACTGCCACCTCGTCTTCCTCTTACGTCAAGATCCCTCAGAGGAAAAGAACTATAAACCTGCCGAATTTCACTGGAAACTGAACCAG gtgTGTGATAAAGAGTGGCACCACTATGTTCTCAACGTGGAGTTTCCAAGTGTGACCCTGTTTGTGGATGGGGTTTCCTACGATCCCTTCCCGGTGACCGAGGACTACCCACTTCACCCGTCCAAGATAGAAACTCAGCTGGTGGTTGGAGCCTGTTGGCAAG AATATACAGGAAGTGAAAATGACaatgagactgagactgtgactgtgacctATGCAG GTGGGGAGCTGCGCATGGCCCAGTTCTTCCGAGGCAACCTAGCAGGCTTAATGGTCCGCTCTGGGAAGCTGGAGAACAAGAACGTGATCGACTGTCTCTACACCTGCAAAGAGGGGCTGGACCTGCAACCTGCTGATGGCATTGGCAAAGGCTTGAAG ATCCAAGCAAACCCCGGCCAGTCAGTGTTGACCTTGGAGGGAGATGACGTCGACCGGTTCGACAAGGCCATGCAGCACATTTCCTACCTGAACTCCCGTCAGTTCCCCACGCCCGGCATCCGAAAGCTCAAAATCACCAGCACGATCAA ATGTTTGAACGAGGAGGACTGCATCTCCGCCCCTCTGGTGGACGGCTACATCATGGTCCTGCAGCCGGAAGAGCCCAAGATCAGCCTGAGCGGCATCAACCACTTCGCCCGGGCGGCTTCTGAGTTCGAGAGCCCTGAGGGGGTTTCCCTCTTCCCCGAGCTGCGGATCATCAGCACCATCACTCGCGAGGTGGAGCCGGAGGGGGACGGGGATGAGGATCCAACAG ttcaaGAGTCGCTGGTGTCGGAGGAGATCATGCATAACCTGGACACCTGTGAGGTGACGGTGCTGGGTGAGGAGCTGAATCCGGAACAGGAGAGCCTGGAGGTCGACATGACTCGCTTGCAGCAGAAGGGCATTGAGACGAGCAGCTCCAACCTGGGCATGATCATCACAG GTGTGGACACCATGGCCAGCTACGAGGAGGTGCTGCACTTGATCCGCTACCGAAACTGGCACACCATGTCCCTCTTCGACAGGAAGTTCAAGCTGGTCTGTTCTGAACTCAACGGCCGCTATGTCAGCAATGAGTTTAAAGTGGAG GTGAACGTGATCCACACGGCCAACTCGGGGGAACACGCCAGTCACATTGCCGCCCAACCGCAGTTCGTCCATCCCGTGCATCACTCATTCGTCGACCTCTCCGGGCACAACCTAGCAAACCCACATCCGTTTTCAG TTGTCCCAAGTACAGCAACGGTGGTGATTGTGGTGTGTGTCAGCTTCTTGGTTTTCATGATTATCCTGGGTGTGTTCCGGATCCGGGCTGCGCACCAGAGGACCCTGCGTGACCAGGACGCCGGGAAAGAGAACGAGATGGACTGGGACGACTCAGCCCTGACCATTACCGTGAATCCCATGGAG ACCTACGAGGACCAGCACAgcagtgaagaggaagaggaagaggaggaggaagagagcgaggatGGAGAAGAAGACGACGACATCACCAGCGCAGAGTCAGAGAGcagcgaggaggaggaagccGGGCAAGAGGAGGATCAGCAAAATGTTAACAGACAGCAACAGCTGGAATGGGACGACTCCACCCTGAGCTATTGA
- the CLSTN1 gene encoding calsyntenin-1 isoform X3, with protein MPRPPLLLRRRSPPPAPFPVSWILLLGLLGGSGARAARVNKHKPWIETTYHGIVTENDSSVLLDPPLIALDKDAPLRFAESFEVTVTKEGEICGFKIHGQDVPFDAVVVDKSTGEGIIRSKEKLDCELQKDYSFSIQAYDCGKGPDGNGVKKSHKAAVHIQVNDVNEYAPVFKEKSYKATVIEGKKYDNILKVEAVDADCSPQFSQICSYEIVTPDVPFTIDKDGYIKNTEKLNYGKGHQYKLTVTAFDCGKKRATEDVLVKISIKPTCRPGWEGWSKRIEYEPGTGSLALFPSIHLETCDEPVTSIQATVELETSHIGKGCDRDTYSEKSLHRLCGASPGTAELLPPPSNTLNWTIGLPTDNGHDSDQVFEFNGTQAVKVPDGVVTVNMKEPFMISVWMRHGPGAKEKETILCNSDKTDMNRHHYSLYIHNCHLVFLLRQDPSEEKNYKPAEFHWKLNQVCDKEWHHYVLNVEFPSVTLFVDGVSYDPFPVTEDYPLHPSKIETQLVVGACWQGGELRMAQFFRGNLAGLMVRSGKLENKNVIDCLYTCKEGLDLQPADGIGKGLKIQANPGQSVLTLEGDDVDRFDKAMQHISYLNSRQFPTPGIRKLKITSTIKCLNEEDCISAPLVDGYIMVLQPEEPKISLSGINHFARAASEFESPEGVSLFPELRIISTITREVEPEGDGDEDPTVQESLVSEEIMHNLDTCEVTVLGEELNPEQESLEVDMTRLQQKGIETSSSNLGMIITGVDTMASYEEVLHLIRYRNWHTMSLFDRKFKLVCSELNGRYVSNEFKVEVNVIHTANSGEHASHIAAQPQFVHPVHHSFVDLSGHNLANPHPFSVVPSTATVVIVVCVSFLVFMIILGVFRIRAAHQRTLRDQDAGKENEMDWDDSALTITVNPMETYEDQHSSEEEEEEEEEESEDGEEDDDITSAESESSEEEEAGQEEDQQNVNRQQQLEWDDSTLSY; from the exons AGAGTTTTGAGGTGACAGTCACCAAAGAAG GTGAGATCTGTGGATTTAAGATCCATGGCCAGGATGTCCCCTTTGATGCGGTGGTAGTGGATAAGTCCACTGGGGAGGGGATCATTCGCTCCAAAGAGAAGCTGGACTGTGAACTGCAGAAGGACTACTCGTTCAGCATCCAGGCGTACGACTGTGGAAAGGGACCAGATGGAAACGGTGTGAAAAAATCTCACAA aGCCGCAGTTCATATTCAGGTGAACGACGTGAATGAGTATGCCCCCGTTTTTAAGGAGAAGTCCTACAAAGCCACAGTCATTGAGGGGAAGAAATATGACAATATTCTGAAAGTGGAAGCGGTGGATGCTGACTGTTCCCCTCAGTTCAGTCAGATCTGCAGCTATGAAATCGTGACTCCAGATGTGCCCTTCACCATTGACAAAGACG GGTATATCAAAAACACAGAGAAGCTGAACTATGGGAAAGGGCATCAGTACAAGCTGACAGTCACGGCATTTGATTGCGGGAAAAAGAGAGCCACAGAAGACGTGTTGGTGAAGATTAGCATTAAGCCCACCTGCAGACCGGGCTGGGAAG GGTGGAGCAAGAGAATTGAATATGAACCTGGCACGGGCTCTCTGGCGCTCTTCCCCAGTATCCATTTAGAGACCTGTGATGAGCCAGTCACGTCGATCCAAGCCACGGTGGAACTGGAGACCAGCCACATCGGAAAAGGCTGCGACCGAGACACTTACTCGGAGAAGTCCCTGCACAGGCTCTGCG GAGCATCGCCTGGTACTGCCGAACTACTTCCTCCCCCAAGTAACACTTTGAATTGGACCATTGGCCTCCCAACCGATAATGGCCATGACAGTGACCAAGTCTTCGAGTTTAATGGCACTCAAGCTGTGAAGGTCCCAGATGGCGTCGTCACAGTCAATATGAAAGAGCCTTTCATGATTTCAGTGTGGATGAGGCACGGGCCAGGGGCCAAGGAAAAGGAGACTATCCTCTGCAATTCCGACAAGACAG ATATGAACCGCCACCATTATTCTCTCTATATACACAACTGCCACCTCGTCTTCCTCTTACGTCAAGATCCCTCAGAGGAAAAGAACTATAAACCTGCCGAATTTCACTGGAAACTGAACCAG gtgTGTGATAAAGAGTGGCACCACTATGTTCTCAACGTGGAGTTTCCAAGTGTGACCCTGTTTGTGGATGGGGTTTCCTACGATCCCTTCCCGGTGACCGAGGACTACCCACTTCACCCGTCCAAGATAGAAACTCAGCTGGTGGTTGGAGCCTGTTGGCAAG GTGGGGAGCTGCGCATGGCCCAGTTCTTCCGAGGCAACCTAGCAGGCTTAATGGTCCGCTCTGGGAAGCTGGAGAACAAGAACGTGATCGACTGTCTCTACACCTGCAAAGAGGGGCTGGACCTGCAACCTGCTGATGGCATTGGCAAAGGCTTGAAG ATCCAAGCAAACCCCGGCCAGTCAGTGTTGACCTTGGAGGGAGATGACGTCGACCGGTTCGACAAGGCCATGCAGCACATTTCCTACCTGAACTCCCGTCAGTTCCCCACGCCCGGCATCCGAAAGCTCAAAATCACCAGCACGATCAA ATGTTTGAACGAGGAGGACTGCATCTCCGCCCCTCTGGTGGACGGCTACATCATGGTCCTGCAGCCGGAAGAGCCCAAGATCAGCCTGAGCGGCATCAACCACTTCGCCCGGGCGGCTTCTGAGTTCGAGAGCCCTGAGGGGGTTTCCCTCTTCCCCGAGCTGCGGATCATCAGCACCATCACTCGCGAGGTGGAGCCGGAGGGGGACGGGGATGAGGATCCAACAG ttcaaGAGTCGCTGGTGTCGGAGGAGATCATGCATAACCTGGACACCTGTGAGGTGACGGTGCTGGGTGAGGAGCTGAATCCGGAACAGGAGAGCCTGGAGGTCGACATGACTCGCTTGCAGCAGAAGGGCATTGAGACGAGCAGCTCCAACCTGGGCATGATCATCACAG GTGTGGACACCATGGCCAGCTACGAGGAGGTGCTGCACTTGATCCGCTACCGAAACTGGCACACCATGTCCCTCTTCGACAGGAAGTTCAAGCTGGTCTGTTCTGAACTCAACGGCCGCTATGTCAGCAATGAGTTTAAAGTGGAG GTGAACGTGATCCACACGGCCAACTCGGGGGAACACGCCAGTCACATTGCCGCCCAACCGCAGTTCGTCCATCCCGTGCATCACTCATTCGTCGACCTCTCCGGGCACAACCTAGCAAACCCACATCCGTTTTCAG TTGTCCCAAGTACAGCAACGGTGGTGATTGTGGTGTGTGTCAGCTTCTTGGTTTTCATGATTATCCTGGGTGTGTTCCGGATCCGGGCTGCGCACCAGAGGACCCTGCGTGACCAGGACGCCGGGAAAGAGAACGAGATGGACTGGGACGACTCAGCCCTGACCATTACCGTGAATCCCATGGAG ACCTACGAGGACCAGCACAgcagtgaagaggaagaggaagaggaggaggaagagagcgaggatGGAGAAGAAGACGACGACATCACCAGCGCAGAGTCAGAGAGcagcgaggaggaggaagccGGGCAAGAGGAGGATCAGCAAAATGTTAACAGACAGCAACAGCTGGAATGGGACGACTCCACCCTGAGCTATTGA
- the CLSTN1 gene encoding calsyntenin-1 isoform X1, with amino-acid sequence MPRPPLLLRRRSPPPAPFPVSWILLLGLLGGSGARAARVNKHKPWIETTYHGIVTENDSSVLLDPPLIALDKDAPLRFAESFEVTVTKEGEICGFKIHGQDVPFDAVVVDKSTGEGIIRSKEKLDCELQKDYSFSIQAYDCGKGPDGNGVKKSHKAAVHIQVNDVNEYAPVFKEKSYKATVIEGKKYDNILKVEAVDADCSPQFSQICSYEIVTPDVPFTIDKDGYIKNTEKLNYGKGHQYKLTVTAFDCGKKRATEDVLVKISIKPTCRPGWEGWSKRIEYEPGTGSLALFPSIHLETCDEPVTSIQATVELETSHIGKGCDRDTYSEKSLHRLCGASPGTAELLPPPSNTLNWTIGLPTDNGHDSDQVFEFNGTQAVKVPDGVVTVNMKEPFMISVWMRHGPGAKEKETILCNSDKTDMNRHHYSLYIHNCHLVFLLRQDPSEEKNYKPAEFHWKLNQVCDKEWHHYVLNVEFPSVTLFVDGVSYDPFPVTEDYPLHPSKIETQLVVGACWQEYTGSENDNETETVTVTYAGGELRMAQFFRGNLAGLMVRSGKLENKNVIDCLYTCKEGLDLQPADGIGKGLKIQANPGQSVLTLEGDDVDRFDKAMQHISYLNSRQFPTPGIRKLKITSTIKCLNEEDCISAPLVDGYIMVLQPEEPKISLSGINHFARAASEFESPEGVSLFPELRIISTITREVEPEGDGDEDPTVQESLVSEEIMHNLDTCEVTVLGEELNPEQESLEVDMTRLQQKGIETSSSNLGMIITGVDTMASYEEVLHLIRYRNWHTMSLFDRKFKLVCSELNGRYVSNEFKVEVNVIHTANSGEHASHIAAQPQFVHPVHHSFVDLSGHNLANPHPFSVVPSTATVVIVVCVSFLVFMIILGVFRIRAAHQRTLRDQDAGKENEMDWDDSALTITVNPMETYEDQHSSEEEEEEEEEESEDGEEDDDITSAESESSEEEEAGQEEDQQNVNRQQQLEWDDSTLSY; translated from the exons AGAGTTTTGAGGTGACAGTCACCAAAGAAG GTGAGATCTGTGGATTTAAGATCCATGGCCAGGATGTCCCCTTTGATGCGGTGGTAGTGGATAAGTCCACTGGGGAGGGGATCATTCGCTCCAAAGAGAAGCTGGACTGTGAACTGCAGAAGGACTACTCGTTCAGCATCCAGGCGTACGACTGTGGAAAGGGACCAGATGGAAACGGTGTGAAAAAATCTCACAA aGCCGCAGTTCATATTCAGGTGAACGACGTGAATGAGTATGCCCCCGTTTTTAAGGAGAAGTCCTACAAAGCCACAGTCATTGAGGGGAAGAAATATGACAATATTCTGAAAGTGGAAGCGGTGGATGCTGACTGTTCCCCTCAGTTCAGTCAGATCTGCAGCTATGAAATCGTGACTCCAGATGTGCCCTTCACCATTGACAAAGACG GGTATATCAAAAACACAGAGAAGCTGAACTATGGGAAAGGGCATCAGTACAAGCTGACAGTCACGGCATTTGATTGCGGGAAAAAGAGAGCCACAGAAGACGTGTTGGTGAAGATTAGCATTAAGCCCACCTGCAGACCGGGCTGGGAAG GGTGGAGCAAGAGAATTGAATATGAACCTGGCACGGGCTCTCTGGCGCTCTTCCCCAGTATCCATTTAGAGACCTGTGATGAGCCAGTCACGTCGATCCAAGCCACGGTGGAACTGGAGACCAGCCACATCGGAAAAGGCTGCGACCGAGACACTTACTCGGAGAAGTCCCTGCACAGGCTCTGCG GAGCATCGCCTGGTACTGCCGAACTACTTCCTCCCCCAAGTAACACTTTGAATTGGACCATTGGCCTCCCAACCGATAATGGCCATGACAGTGACCAAGTCTTCGAGTTTAATGGCACTCAAGCTGTGAAGGTCCCAGATGGCGTCGTCACAGTCAATATGAAAGAGCCTTTCATGATTTCAGTGTGGATGAGGCACGGGCCAGGGGCCAAGGAAAAGGAGACTATCCTCTGCAATTCCGACAAGACAG ATATGAACCGCCACCATTATTCTCTCTATATACACAACTGCCACCTCGTCTTCCTCTTACGTCAAGATCCCTCAGAGGAAAAGAACTATAAACCTGCCGAATTTCACTGGAAACTGAACCAG gtgTGTGATAAAGAGTGGCACCACTATGTTCTCAACGTGGAGTTTCCAAGTGTGACCCTGTTTGTGGATGGGGTTTCCTACGATCCCTTCCCGGTGACCGAGGACTACCCACTTCACCCGTCCAAGATAGAAACTCAGCTGGTGGTTGGAGCCTGTTGGCAAG AATATACAGGAAGTGAAAATGACaatgagactgagactgtgactgtgacctATGCAG GTGGGGAGCTGCGCATGGCCCAGTTCTTCCGAGGCAACCTAGCAGGCTTAATGGTCCGCTCTGGGAAGCTGGAGAACAAGAACGTGATCGACTGTCTCTACACCTGCAAAGAGGGGCTGGACCTGCAACCTGCTGATGGCATTGGCAAAGGCTTGAAG ATCCAAGCAAACCCCGGCCAGTCAGTGTTGACCTTGGAGGGAGATGACGTCGACCGGTTCGACAAGGCCATGCAGCACATTTCCTACCTGAACTCCCGTCAGTTCCCCACGCCCGGCATCCGAAAGCTCAAAATCACCAGCACGATCAA ATGTTTGAACGAGGAGGACTGCATCTCCGCCCCTCTGGTGGACGGCTACATCATGGTCCTGCAGCCGGAAGAGCCCAAGATCAGCCTGAGCGGCATCAACCACTTCGCCCGGGCGGCTTCTGAGTTCGAGAGCCCTGAGGGGGTTTCCCTCTTCCCCGAGCTGCGGATCATCAGCACCATCACTCGCGAGGTGGAGCCGGAGGGGGACGGGGATGAGGATCCAACAG ttcaaGAGTCGCTGGTGTCGGAGGAGATCATGCATAACCTGGACACCTGTGAGGTGACGGTGCTGGGTGAGGAGCTGAATCCGGAACAGGAGAGCCTGGAGGTCGACATGACTCGCTTGCAGCAGAAGGGCATTGAGACGAGCAGCTCCAACCTGGGCATGATCATCACAG GTGTGGACACCATGGCCAGCTACGAGGAGGTGCTGCACTTGATCCGCTACCGAAACTGGCACACCATGTCCCTCTTCGACAGGAAGTTCAAGCTGGTCTGTTCTGAACTCAACGGCCGCTATGTCAGCAATGAGTTTAAAGTGGAG GTGAACGTGATCCACACGGCCAACTCGGGGGAACACGCCAGTCACATTGCCGCCCAACCGCAGTTCGTCCATCCCGTGCATCACTCATTCGTCGACCTCTCCGGGCACAACCTAGCAAACCCACATCCGTTTTCAG TTGTCCCAAGTACAGCAACGGTGGTGATTGTGGTGTGTGTCAGCTTCTTGGTTTTCATGATTATCCTGGGTGTGTTCCGGATCCGGGCTGCGCACCAGAGGACCCTGCGTGACCAGGACGCCGGGAAAGAGAACGAGATGGACTGGGACGACTCAGCCCTGACCATTACCGTGAATCCCATGGAG ACCTACGAGGACCAGCACAgcagtgaagaggaagaggaagaggaggaggaagagagcgaggatGGAGAAGAAGACGACGACATCACCAGCGCAGAGTCAGAGAGcagcgaggaggaggaagccGGGCAAGAGGAGGATCAGCAAAATGTTAACAGACAGCAACAGCTGGAATGGGACGACTCCACCCTGAGCTATTGA